One region of Primulina tabacum isolate GXHZ01 chromosome 17, ASM2559414v2, whole genome shotgun sequence genomic DNA includes:
- the LOC142531521 gene encoding putative polygalacturonase isoform X1 has translation MKRIAVLLLLLVSSYAAEYNGECKATWPMIPRPHSVSVSEFGAVGDGKTLNTLAFQNAIFYLRSFVDKGGAQLYVPPGRWVIGCINLTSHLTLFLEKDAVLLASQDYSHWDVVGPLPSYGRGLEIPGNRYGSLITGHNLTDVVITGNNGTIDGQGSVWWKQVDAQSLNYSRPHLIELIGSDNVLISNLTFLNAPAWNIHPVYCRYLLVQNITVYSPPESPHTCGIVPDSSEHVCIENSNISTGYDAVVLKSGWDEYGISYGKPTSNVHIRGLRLKSSSGSGIALGSEMSGGISNVLAEHLEIHDSLTGIQLKTARGRGGYIKGIYVSDAYMENIQEGIKATGQCDSHPDDKFDPNALPVVSEITFENIVGVNISTASIFVGINESPFTSICLFNISFSISSNSSTSWVCSNVEGSSSNVSPEPCPELQNPSSNSSTNCFFSLSYPNSQVAVL, from the exons ATGAAGAGGATA GCAGTTTTGCTTCTACTCCTGGTTTCGAGTTATGCAGCAGAATACAATGGAGAATGCAAGGCTACTTGGCCGATGATTCCCAGACCTCACAGCGTTTCTGTTTCCGAATTTGGGGCGGTAGGAGATGGGAAAACTTTAAATACTTTAGCATTTCAGAATGCTATTTTCTATCTGAGGTCCTTCGTTGACAAGGGGGGTGCACAGCTGTATGTTCCACCTGGCCGTTGGGTAATCGGATGCATCAATCTCACCAGCCATCTTACTCTTTTCCTTGAAAAAGATGCCGTTCTTCTTGCCTCTCAG GATTATAGCCATTGGGATGTTGTTGGACCCTTACCTTCTTATGGTCGGGGCCTTGAGATTCCCGGTAACAGATATGGCAGCTTGATCACGGGACATAATTTGACTGACGTGGTTATAACGG GTAATAATGGAACTATTGATGGTCAGGGTTCGGTTTGGTGGAAACAAGTGGATGCACAGTCCTTAAATTACAGTCGACCACATTTAATAGAATTGATTGGGTCCGACAATGTTTTGATATCGAACTTGACCTTCTTAAATGCACCTGCTTGGAATATACATCCAGTTTATTGCAG ATACTTGCTGGTTCAGAACATTACAGTATATTCTCCACCCGAGTCTCCACACACCTGTGGGATAGTTCCAG ATTCTTCTGAGCATGTGTGCATTGAGAACAGCAACATTAGCACGGGATATGATGCAGTTGTGCTTAAAAGTGGTTGGGATGAGTATGGAATATCATATGGGAAACCAACCAGCAATGTCCATATTCGGGGGCTTCGGCTGAAGTCTTCTTCAGGATCGGGAATTGCACTTGGCAGCGAAATGTCTGGCGGCATTTCAAATGTATTGGCGGAGCACCTTGAAATTCATGACTCGTTGACAGGAATTCAGCTAAAGACAGCGAGAGGAAGAGGCGGCTATATCAAAGGCATATATGTATCAGATGCTTACATGGAAAATATACAGGAAGGAATCAAGGCAACAGGTCAGTGTGATTCACACCCGGATGACAAATTCGATCCCAATGCGCTGCCTGTGGTCAGTGAAATTACCTTCGAGAACATTGTTGGTGTAAATATTAGTACAGCCAGTATCTTTGTGGGAATAAATGAATCTCCCTTCACTTCTATATGTTTATTCAACATATCATTCTCTATCTCTTCCAACTCATCCACTTCGTGGGTGTGCTCCAACGTCGAGGGATCATCGTCCAATGTATCACCCGAACCTTGCCCGGAACTCCAAAACCCATCGTCCAATTCATCAACCAACTGTTTCTTCTCCCTCTCGTATCCTAATAGTCAAGTGGCAGTCTTATGA
- the LOC142531521 gene encoding putative polygalacturonase isoform X2, giving the protein MIPRPHSVSVSEFGAVGDGKTLNTLAFQNAIFYLRSFVDKGGAQLYVPPGRWVIGCINLTSHLTLFLEKDAVLLASQDYSHWDVVGPLPSYGRGLEIPGNRYGSLITGHNLTDVVITGNNGTIDGQGSVWWKQVDAQSLNYSRPHLIELIGSDNVLISNLTFLNAPAWNIHPVYCRYLLVQNITVYSPPESPHTCGIVPDSSEHVCIENSNISTGYDAVVLKSGWDEYGISYGKPTSNVHIRGLRLKSSSGSGIALGSEMSGGISNVLAEHLEIHDSLTGIQLKTARGRGGYIKGIYVSDAYMENIQEGIKATGQCDSHPDDKFDPNALPVVSEITFENIVGVNISTASIFVGINESPFTSICLFNISFSISSNSSTSWVCSNVEGSSSNVSPEPCPELQNPSSNSSTNCFFSLSYPNSQVAVL; this is encoded by the exons ATGATTCCCAGACCTCACAGCGTTTCTGTTTCCGAATTTGGGGCGGTAGGAGATGGGAAAACTTTAAATACTTTAGCATTTCAGAATGCTATTTTCTATCTGAGGTCCTTCGTTGACAAGGGGGGTGCACAGCTGTATGTTCCACCTGGCCGTTGGGTAATCGGATGCATCAATCTCACCAGCCATCTTACTCTTTTCCTTGAAAAAGATGCCGTTCTTCTTGCCTCTCAG GATTATAGCCATTGGGATGTTGTTGGACCCTTACCTTCTTATGGTCGGGGCCTTGAGATTCCCGGTAACAGATATGGCAGCTTGATCACGGGACATAATTTGACTGACGTGGTTATAACGG GTAATAATGGAACTATTGATGGTCAGGGTTCGGTTTGGTGGAAACAAGTGGATGCACAGTCCTTAAATTACAGTCGACCACATTTAATAGAATTGATTGGGTCCGACAATGTTTTGATATCGAACTTGACCTTCTTAAATGCACCTGCTTGGAATATACATCCAGTTTATTGCAG ATACTTGCTGGTTCAGAACATTACAGTATATTCTCCACCCGAGTCTCCACACACCTGTGGGATAGTTCCAG ATTCTTCTGAGCATGTGTGCATTGAGAACAGCAACATTAGCACGGGATATGATGCAGTTGTGCTTAAAAGTGGTTGGGATGAGTATGGAATATCATATGGGAAACCAACCAGCAATGTCCATATTCGGGGGCTTCGGCTGAAGTCTTCTTCAGGATCGGGAATTGCACTTGGCAGCGAAATGTCTGGCGGCATTTCAAATGTATTGGCGGAGCACCTTGAAATTCATGACTCGTTGACAGGAATTCAGCTAAAGACAGCGAGAGGAAGAGGCGGCTATATCAAAGGCATATATGTATCAGATGCTTACATGGAAAATATACAGGAAGGAATCAAGGCAACAGGTCAGTGTGATTCACACCCGGATGACAAATTCGATCCCAATGCGCTGCCTGTGGTCAGTGAAATTACCTTCGAGAACATTGTTGGTGTAAATATTAGTACAGCCAGTATCTTTGTGGGAATAAATGAATCTCCCTTCACTTCTATATGTTTATTCAACATATCATTCTCTATCTCTTCCAACTCATCCACTTCGTGGGTGTGCTCCAACGTCGAGGGATCATCGTCCAATGTATCACCCGAACCTTGCCCGGAACTCCAAAACCCATCGTCCAATTCATCAACCAACTGTTTCTTCTCCCTCTCGTATCCTAATAGTCAAGTGGCAGTCTTATGA